The following proteins come from a genomic window of Bactrocera tryoni isolate S06 chromosome 1, CSIRO_BtryS06_freeze2, whole genome shotgun sequence:
- the LOC120773051 gene encoding uncharacterized protein LOC120773051 isoform X1, with translation MPTECERTIANTSQNVQQTQPQPQREEQQQQQQQQEYAQLQGDHLQAEAEEEEAAAQLEFYDDMEGKELNGGKMSISQTSTTSAANGHSGSNQANGVGKKTSIISPDPTSYVTKARVTRPTPPPPSYNPMQFVQIKPCNLYQTAQEQLKKAEEVKKIKEIKKEEPEDWQNNLDNWKSSRRKRVEHIIDRVVEVKKLELEEHDRTRRKSKTFSEMIEERGERGGRGRAKLASLAVYNEDESNDLSDLGIGTSSASGKSSQSEDYDNNSVLSDNAELDKAIFENNQKPSGIPAREYISSPGYDTSSSTAPGSSPDPCEYTYEGAIQDYKQRVSRASGGSALANFKLNNANTNPTLISKNNSSKENTPDCSNTVPNDTYPTRRGSKIEDRLIGFEVTSPSDSQEGLEKKVDVPKIDISKRKEIFENQNAYSEPKSLVGNGGAGSVAVPRVTLRDRFKLDESVSNNNAEVHDSTLKREVKRLSGDITSIRSRMQSLEQQQNLVNSTNGGSAGKVPSAKLVDIPVPPLKDRLSSLQNAVTKEEVKKAPVALVDARQLEIMKNEEEERRMKLIENEKKAVLEVSIKEEEEVGAPVSQPTMPHQVVVKVDAPEEDVDRDDSGIHTADGEIEATEISEQEEQLNAAIAALALEEQQLTEAANAVNQIEAEFAELSTSAVNAIASSLNTVSTTKTTNEQPCEMEFSINEALELALEAIDKETTFTLNDAATIKTTTKSSNTNASNRTITTTKQATTIATATMSTMNVETTITNNNSNNNNNEGLLCAKDTSNKTDEEKERKSKQQQQQQRFDANTNAMNTDNDDDNNDNDVSDDVDGRTEELREALISQEPIYENISAASTRQVDVEAKRNIAASMLNDNNNISNNNIHKQMNQINNNNSSNNEFQNSFANNSLSNVLTNNSNNNSSGSFSASDSNNKRNLDNTFIEITNAYANATPITAAAGIKATTTTASLIEAAPGDSLRASENASAAATSTQIAPADDFQNITTTTAATTQETEINSPTSNSENFSTISKPAAVDAQTLTNNATTLVEHEPYYQVPKSSEPYYDAPKHLRPVPLYENIEVFYTGLENSTLASGTGAALTGGFKLEPPKEKPPPPPVESPPPFDDVDSIDNTDTWSSDNTYETISSRLPHVSGLATDHPSPPIKRMNSTKRIKKELRNKRSSFLGIDTTNLDDEETYLELTVAPPPDMAQLLQEERRLEKQLYLKAGLCDSSDTGESRDSGVSENHSRQSSEHYTNSSEENDRQIDTPPHSLKTNELIYQNESLLTAAQTPLLQTVKGNSAESWTESATVAAAATKSLTEATATANAKMLSIEEKIREQEEVLRVERELLQLEQEELKRQRENLMLRENMARRELQHGAKMLMSANRLSLQDLNGVSMSLAGGLPIPNGGPTVAYQTAVPQYAIAAHNMQQTTQQQFGTPLLAAQPTQQIYANVPNLEQQYYQVDIDYRKSMSDLQEFSKRHTLPPMPPTKPMRAMQVATSANALTVNGTEDFMASRHALNAQAFGGSLVKIATPTAAPRGHSAYPNNHQYQHQSTQNLSNSSGSNNSISGVHTTMPAIPNGHAALPGNMSRNTLHALSATPKPKYTDGWVQVQQRKSYDTNLANDPAWLSAYQQKRKSMPEPYHAYNNHWLVQEAEQRRIAEQHRRGGSTATTPVHQQNGSAVCGMKSSTSSNSNGKPLPDSIIQTLTERVQSKGIGERKRFDNYNNQSAALEKSPLHAASTYFQHQHQHQQQQQQMSQSATPTHQRLLSGSTLTAMPPQVNVNASPAHQHPQPQQQQQDKVLSVSGKKKCSHCGDELGRGAAMIIESLLLFYHINCFKCCVCHVQLGDGLNGTDVRVRNHKLHCQNCYSSDDGIKFSCV, from the exons ATGCCTACAGAATGTGAGCGCACGATCGCCAACACGAGCCAGAACGTGCAACAGACGCAGCCACAGCCACAGAGAgaagagcagcagcagcagcagcaacaacaagagtaCGCACAATTGCAAGGAGATCATTTGCAAgcagaagcagaggaagaagaagcgGCAGCACAGCTTGAGTTTTATGACGACATGGAGGGCAAAGAGCTAAATGGCGGCAAGATGTCCATCTCCCAGACATCAACGACGTCCGCAGCGAACGGCCACAGCGGCAGCAATCAGGCGAATGGTGTTGGCAAGAAAACG TCCATAATATCGCCGGATCCCACTTCATATGTGACCAAGGCGCGCGTCACACGTCCCACACCGCCGCCACCGTCCTACAACCCGATGCAATTTGTACAGATCAAACCATGCAATCTCTACCAAACCGCACAGGAGCAGCTCAAGAAGGCTGAAGAAGTGAAAAAGATCAAGGAGATTAAAAAAGAAGAACCCGAGGATTGGCAAAAC AATTTGGACAATTGGAAATCGTCGCGTAGAAAACGTGTCGAACACATCATCGATCGAGTTGTGGAAGTGAAAAAACTCGAATTGGAAGAACACGACCGGACGCGAAGAAAATCGAAGACATTCTCCGAAATGATCGAAGAAAG AGGTGAACGTGGTGGACGCGGTCGCGCAAAATTGGCCTCGTTAGCCGTTTACAATGAAGACGAATCGAACGACCTGAGCGACCTTGGCATTGGCACCAGCAGTGCCAGCGGCAAGAGCAGCCAATCGGAGGATTACGACAACAACAGTGTACTg AGTGACAACGCCGAACTCGACAAAGCCATATTTGAGAACAACCAAAAACCTAGTGGCATCCCCGCGCGTGAATACATCTCCTCCCCAGGCTACGATACCTCCTCCAGCACCGCGCCCGGCAGTTCTCCCGATCCATGCGAATACACTTATGAGGGCGCCATTCAAGACTATAAGCAACGCGTCTCGCGCGCCAGCGGCGGCAGTGCTTTAGCCAATTTCAAGCTCAATAATGCCAACACAAATCCCACGTTAATTTCCAAAAACAACTCCTCGAAAGAAAATACCCCAGACTGCAGCAATACAGTACCGAACGATACTTATCCCACACGACGCGGCAGTAAAATTGAGGATCGCCTAATCGGCTTCGAAGTTACTTCGCCCAGTGATAGTCAAGAGGGTTTGGAGAAGAAAGTGGATGTACCAAAAATCGATATTTCGAAGCGTAAAGAGATTTTCGAGAATCAAAATGCCTATTCAGAACCAAAGTCGCTGGTGGGTAATGGTGGCGCTGGCAGCGTAGCTGTGCCACGCGTTACACTGCGCGATCGCTTCAAGTTGGACGAAAGTGTGTCTAATAATAATGCCGAAGTACACGACTCCACATTGAAGCGTGAAGTTAAACGCCTATCAGGCGACATCACGAGCATACGATCGCGTATGCAAAGCttagagcaacaacaaaatttagtcAATTCAACGAATGGCGGCAGCGCCGGTAAGGTACCCAGCGCAAAGTTAGTCGATATACCAGTGCCACCATTGAAGGATCGTCTGTCTAGTTTACAGAATGCCGTAACCAAAGAAGAAGTGAAAAAGGCGCCGGTAGCACTTGTCGACGCCCGCCAACTGGAGATAATGAAGAACGAGGAGGAAGAGCGTCGCATGAAACTTATTGAGAATGAGAAGAAAGCCGTGCTGGAGGTAAGCATTAAGGAGGAGGAAGAAGTAGGTGCGCCCGTATCCCAACCTACGATGCCACACCAAGTTGTGGTTAAAGTCGATGCGCCCGAGGAGGATGTCGATCGTGACGACAGCGGTATTCACACCGCCGATGGCGAAATCGAAGCCACGGAAATCTCCGAGCAGGAAGAACAACTAAATGCGGCTATTGCAGCGCTGGCACTGGAAGAACAGCAACTAACCGAAGCAGCTAATGCAGTGAACCAAATAGAAGCGGAGTTTGCCGAACTGTCCACCAGCGCAGTGAACGCCATCGCCAGCAGCCTGAACACAGTGTCCACCACAAAAACAACTAACGAACAGCCATGCGAAATGGAATTTAGT ATCAACGAAGCTCTTGAATTGGCGCTGGAAGCAATTGACAAAGAGACCACATTCACCTTAAATGatgcagcaacaataaaaacgacAACCAAATCATCCAACACCAATGCAAGTAAccgtacaataacaacaacaaaacaagcaacaacaatagcgacGGCCACAATGTCCACAATGAATGtagaaacaacaataacaaacaacaacagcaacaacaataataatgaggGATTACTATGTGCAAAGGATACTTCGAACAAAACCGACGAAGAGAAGGAACGCAAAagtaagcagcagcaacaacaacaacgttttgATGCAAATACAAATGCTATGAACACTGACAATGACGATGATAATAACGATAATGACGTAAGTGATGATGTTGACGGCAGAACGGAGGAGTTGCGCGAGGCGCTCATCTCGCAAGAACCCATTTACGAGAATATCTCGGCAGCATCTACGCGACAAGTAGATGTTGAAGCGAAGCGAAACATTGCAGCGAGCATGTtgaatgacaacaacaacataagcaataataatattcacaagcaaatgaatcaaataaataacaacaatagtaGTAATAACGAATTTCAGAATTCGTTTGCCAATAATTCGCTAAGTAATGTATTGactaacaacagcaataacaatagcagCGGTAGCTTTAGCGCTAgcgatagcaacaacaaaagaaatcttGACAatacttttattgaaataaccAACGCTTACGCTAATGCTACACCTATCACAGCAGCCGCCGgcataaaagcaacaacaacaacagcaagtttAATAGAGGCAGCACCAGGCGATTCACTCAGAGCCAGTGAAAACGCCAGTGCTGCCGCAACATCAACACAAATTGCACCAGCAGACGATTTTCAAaatatcacaacaacaacagcagcaacaacacaagaAACTGAAATAAACTCACCAACATCAAACTCtgaaaatttttccacaatCAGCAAACCCGCAGCAGTTGATGCGCAAACCTTGACCAACAACGCAACGACGCTGGTAGAACATGAACCCTACTATCAGGTGCCCAAATCAAGCGAGCCGTACTACGATGCCCCTAAACATTTACGCCCTGTGCCGCTTTACGAGAATATCGAGGTGTTCTACACTGGCTTGGAGAACTCCACATTAGCTAGTGGTACTGGAGCCGCACTTACTGGCGGCTTCAAGCTGGAACCGCCGAAAGAGAAGCCACCGCCGCCGCCAGTCGAGAGTCCGCCACCTTTTGACGATGTGGACAGCATCGATAACACAGACACGTGGTCATCGGATAACACCTACGAAACAATTTCATCGCGTTTGCCTCATGTCAGCGGTTTGGCTACCGACCATCCTTCGCCGCCCATCAAACGCATGAACTCGACGAAACGCATCAAAAAAGAGTTGCGCAATAAACGTTCGAGTTTCTTGGGCATTGACACCACAAACTTGGATGATGAGGAAACTTATTTGGAACTGACAGTGGCACCGCCACCAGATATGGCGCAGCTGTTGCAGGAAGAACGACGTTTGGAAAAACAATTGTACCTGAAGGCAGGTTTGTGCGATAGTTCAGACACAG GTGAGAGTCGCGATTCGGGCGTTTCTGAGAATCATTCACGTCAGAGCAGTGAACATTACACGAACTCATCGGAGGAGAACGATCGACAAATTGATACACCACCACATAGCCTCAAAACCAACGAGCTAATCTACCAGAATGAGTCGCTTCTGACGGCCGCACAGACACCACTGTTACAAACAGTAAAGGGCAACTCAGCCGAATCATGGACTGAGTCCGCcactgttgctgctgccgccaCAAAGTCACTGACAGAggccaccgccaccgccaatGCCAAAATGCTCTCCATCGAGGAGAAAATACGGGAACAAGAAGAAGTTCTGCGTGTAGAACGCGAGCTGCTGCAGCTGGAACAGGAAGAGTTGAAGCGCCAGCGCGAGAACTTGATGCTGCGTGAAAATATGGCACGTCGTGAGCTGCAACATGGCGCCAAAATGCTAATGTCCGCCAATCGGCTTTCACTGCAAGACCTAAATGGCGTGAGTATGTCGCTCGCCGGTGGTCTGCCAATTCCGAATGGCGGCCCGACTGTAGCCTACCAAACGGCAGTGCCTCAATATGCCATTGCCGCGCATAATATGCAACAAACGACACAGCAACAATTTGGCACACCACTATTGGCTGCGCAACCAACACAGCAGATCTATGCAAATGTACCAAATCTAGAACAGCAGTACTATCAGGTGGACATTGACTACCGCAAGTCCATGTCCGACCTGCAAGAGTTCTCCAAACGGCATACGCTGCCTCCCATGCCACCAACAAAACCGATGCGTGCCATGCAAGTGGCCACTTCAGCCAATGCGCTGACCGTCAACGGCACCGAGGACTTTATGGCATCGCGGCATGCCTTGAATGCTCAGGCTTTCGGTGGCTCGCTGGTGAAAATAGCCACACCAACAGCGGCACCACGTGGTCACTCGGCCTACCCCAACAATCATCAATACCAACACCAATCAACACAAAATCTGAgcaacagcagcggcagcaacaacagcattaGCGGAGTTCATACCACAATGCCAGCCATACCAAATGGACACGCCGCATTACCGGGCAACATGTCGCGAAACACGCTGCATGCGCTCAGCGCCACACCTAAACCCAAGTACACGGACGGCTGGGTGCAAGTGCAACAACGCAAATCATATGACACGAATCTAGCCAATGATCCAGCTTGGCTTTCGGCGTACCAGCAAAAACGCAAATCCATGCCGGAACCTTATCACGCCTACAATAACCACTGGCTCGTGCAAGAAGCCGAACAAAGACGCATCGCAGAGCAGCACCGACGCGGTGGTTCGACGGCCACAACACCGGTACATCAACAAAATGGCAGCGCTGTCTGTGGCATGAAGTCTTCAACGAGCTCCAACAGCAATGGCAAACCGCTGCCAGATTCCATCATACAAACGCTAACGGAGCGTGTGCAGAGCAAGGGTATCGGTGAACGGAAGAG ATTtgacaactacaacaaccaaagtGCTGCTTTGGAGAAGAGTCCGCTTCATGCGGCCTCCACATACTTCCAGCACCAGCACCAgcaccaacagcagcagcagcagatgTCCCAATCTGCAACGCCTACACATCAACGACTTCTCAGCGGCTCGACGCTGACCGCAATGCCACCACAAGTCAATGTGAACGCTTCGCCGGCTCATCAGCACCCacagccgcagcagcagcaacaggaCAAAGTGTTGAGTGTCAGTGGCAAGAAGAAGTGTTCACATTGTGGTGATGAATTAG GACGCGGCGCCGCCATGATCATCGAATCGCTGCTGCTCTTCTACCACATCAATTGCTTCAAGTGTTGCGTGTGTCACGTGCAGCTCGGCGACGGCCTGAACGGAACGGATGTGCGCGTGCGCAACCACAAATTACACTGCCAAAATTGTTACTCCAGCGATGATGGCATCAAATTCAGCTGCGTCTGA
- the LOC120773051 gene encoding uncharacterized protein LOC120773051 isoform X3, translating to MPTECERTIANTSQNVQQTQPQPQREEQQQQQQQQEYAQLQGDHLQAEAEEEEAAAQLEFYDDMEGKELNGGKMSISQTSTTSAANGHSGSNQANGVGKKTSIISPDPTSYVTKARVTRPTPPPPSYNPMQFVQIKPCNLYQTAQEQLKKAEEVKKIKEIKKEEPEDWQNNLDNWKSSRRKRVEHIIDRVVEVKKLELEEHDRTRRKSKTFSEMIEERGERGGRGRAKLASLAVYNEDESNDLSDLGIGTSSASGKSSQSEDYDNNSVLSDNAELDKAIFENNQKPSGIPAREYISSPGYDTSSSTAPGSSPDPCEYTYEGAIQDYKQRVSRASGGSALANFKLNNANTNPTLISKNNSSKENTPDCSNTVPNDTYPTRRGSKIEDRLIGFEVTSPSDSQEGLEKKVDVPKIDISKRKEIFENQNAYSEPKSLVGNGGAGSVAVPRVTLRDRFKLDESVSNNNAEVHDSTLKREVKRLSGDITSIRSRMQSLEQQQNLVNSTNGGSAGKVPSAKLVDIPVPPLKDRLSSLQNAVTKEEVKKAPVALVDARQLEIMKNEEEERRMKLIENEKKAVLEVSIKEEEEVGAPVSQPTMPHQVVVKVDAPEEDVDRDDSGIHTADGEIEATEISEQEEQLNAAIAALALEEQQLTEAANAVNQIEAEFAELSTSAVNAIASSLNTVSTTKTTNEQPCEMEFSINEALELALEAIDKETTFTLNDAATIKTTTKSSNTNASNRTITTTKQATTIATATMSTMNVETTITNNNSNNNNNEGLLCAKDTSNKTDEEKERKSKQQQQQQRFDANTNAMNTDNDDDNNDNDVSDDVDGRTEELREALISQEPIYENISAASTRQVDVEAKRNIAASMLNDNNNISNNNIHKQMNQINNNNSSNNEFQNSFANNSLSNVLTNNSNNNSSGSFSASDSNNKRNLDNTFIEITNAYANATPITAAAGIKATTTTASLIEAAPGDSLRASENASAAATSTQIAPADDFQNITTTTAATTQETEINSPTSNSENFSTISKPAAVDAQTLTNNATTLVEHEPYYQVPKSSEPYYDAPKHLRPVPLYENIEVFYTGLENSTLASGTGAALTGGFKLEPPKEKPPPPPVESPPPFDDVDSIDNTDTWSSDNTYETISSRLPHVSGLATDHPSPPIKRMNSTKRIKKELRNKRSSFLGIDTTNLDDEETYLELTVAPPPDMAQLLQEERRLEKQLYLKAGLCDSSDTGESRDSGVSENHSRQSSEHYTNSSEENDRQIDTPPHSLKTNELIYQNESLLTAAQTPLLQTVKGNSAESWTESATVAAAATKSLTEATATANAKMLSIEEKIREQEEVLRVERELLQLEQEELKRQRENLMLRENMARRELQHGAKMLMSANRLSLQDLNGVSMSLAGGLPIPNGGPTVAYQTAVPQYAIAAHNMQQTTQQQFGTPLLAAQPTQQIYANVPNLEQQYYQVDIDYRKSMSDLQEFSKRHTLPPMPPTKPMRAMQVATSANALTVNGTEDFMASRHALNAQAFGGSLVKIATPTAAPRGHSAYPNNHQYQHQSTQNLSNSSGSNNSISGVHTTMPAIPNGHAALPGNMSRNTLHALSATPKPKYTDGWVQVQQRKSYDTNLANDPAWLSAYQQKRKSMPEPYHAYNNHWLVQEAEQRRIAEQHRRGGSTATTPVHQQNGSAVCGMKSSTSSNSNGKPLPDSIIQTLTERVQSKGIGERKRFDNYNNQSAALEKSPLHAASTYFQHQHQHQQQQQQMSQSATPTHQRLLSGSTLTAMPPQVNVNASPAHQHPQPQQQQQDKVLSVSGKKKCSHCGDELDATGCTESSCRHVHKALKYIVWV from the exons ATGCCTACAGAATGTGAGCGCACGATCGCCAACACGAGCCAGAACGTGCAACAGACGCAGCCACAGCCACAGAGAgaagagcagcagcagcagcagcaacaacaagagtaCGCACAATTGCAAGGAGATCATTTGCAAgcagaagcagaggaagaagaagcgGCAGCACAGCTTGAGTTTTATGACGACATGGAGGGCAAAGAGCTAAATGGCGGCAAGATGTCCATCTCCCAGACATCAACGACGTCCGCAGCGAACGGCCACAGCGGCAGCAATCAGGCGAATGGTGTTGGCAAGAAAACG TCCATAATATCGCCGGATCCCACTTCATATGTGACCAAGGCGCGCGTCACACGTCCCACACCGCCGCCACCGTCCTACAACCCGATGCAATTTGTACAGATCAAACCATGCAATCTCTACCAAACCGCACAGGAGCAGCTCAAGAAGGCTGAAGAAGTGAAAAAGATCAAGGAGATTAAAAAAGAAGAACCCGAGGATTGGCAAAAC AATTTGGACAATTGGAAATCGTCGCGTAGAAAACGTGTCGAACACATCATCGATCGAGTTGTGGAAGTGAAAAAACTCGAATTGGAAGAACACGACCGGACGCGAAGAAAATCGAAGACATTCTCCGAAATGATCGAAGAAAG AGGTGAACGTGGTGGACGCGGTCGCGCAAAATTGGCCTCGTTAGCCGTTTACAATGAAGACGAATCGAACGACCTGAGCGACCTTGGCATTGGCACCAGCAGTGCCAGCGGCAAGAGCAGCCAATCGGAGGATTACGACAACAACAGTGTACTg AGTGACAACGCCGAACTCGACAAAGCCATATTTGAGAACAACCAAAAACCTAGTGGCATCCCCGCGCGTGAATACATCTCCTCCCCAGGCTACGATACCTCCTCCAGCACCGCGCCCGGCAGTTCTCCCGATCCATGCGAATACACTTATGAGGGCGCCATTCAAGACTATAAGCAACGCGTCTCGCGCGCCAGCGGCGGCAGTGCTTTAGCCAATTTCAAGCTCAATAATGCCAACACAAATCCCACGTTAATTTCCAAAAACAACTCCTCGAAAGAAAATACCCCAGACTGCAGCAATACAGTACCGAACGATACTTATCCCACACGACGCGGCAGTAAAATTGAGGATCGCCTAATCGGCTTCGAAGTTACTTCGCCCAGTGATAGTCAAGAGGGTTTGGAGAAGAAAGTGGATGTACCAAAAATCGATATTTCGAAGCGTAAAGAGATTTTCGAGAATCAAAATGCCTATTCAGAACCAAAGTCGCTGGTGGGTAATGGTGGCGCTGGCAGCGTAGCTGTGCCACGCGTTACACTGCGCGATCGCTTCAAGTTGGACGAAAGTGTGTCTAATAATAATGCCGAAGTACACGACTCCACATTGAAGCGTGAAGTTAAACGCCTATCAGGCGACATCACGAGCATACGATCGCGTATGCAAAGCttagagcaacaacaaaatttagtcAATTCAACGAATGGCGGCAGCGCCGGTAAGGTACCCAGCGCAAAGTTAGTCGATATACCAGTGCCACCATTGAAGGATCGTCTGTCTAGTTTACAGAATGCCGTAACCAAAGAAGAAGTGAAAAAGGCGCCGGTAGCACTTGTCGACGCCCGCCAACTGGAGATAATGAAGAACGAGGAGGAAGAGCGTCGCATGAAACTTATTGAGAATGAGAAGAAAGCCGTGCTGGAGGTAAGCATTAAGGAGGAGGAAGAAGTAGGTGCGCCCGTATCCCAACCTACGATGCCACACCAAGTTGTGGTTAAAGTCGATGCGCCCGAGGAGGATGTCGATCGTGACGACAGCGGTATTCACACCGCCGATGGCGAAATCGAAGCCACGGAAATCTCCGAGCAGGAAGAACAACTAAATGCGGCTATTGCAGCGCTGGCACTGGAAGAACAGCAACTAACCGAAGCAGCTAATGCAGTGAACCAAATAGAAGCGGAGTTTGCCGAACTGTCCACCAGCGCAGTGAACGCCATCGCCAGCAGCCTGAACACAGTGTCCACCACAAAAACAACTAACGAACAGCCATGCGAAATGGAATTTAGT ATCAACGAAGCTCTTGAATTGGCGCTGGAAGCAATTGACAAAGAGACCACATTCACCTTAAATGatgcagcaacaataaaaacgacAACCAAATCATCCAACACCAATGCAAGTAAccgtacaataacaacaacaaaacaagcaacaacaatagcgacGGCCACAATGTCCACAATGAATGtagaaacaacaataacaaacaacaacagcaacaacaataataatgaggGATTACTATGTGCAAAGGATACTTCGAACAAAACCGACGAAGAGAAGGAACGCAAAagtaagcagcagcaacaacaacaacgttttgATGCAAATACAAATGCTATGAACACTGACAATGACGATGATAATAACGATAATGACGTAAGTGATGATGTTGACGGCAGAACGGAGGAGTTGCGCGAGGCGCTCATCTCGCAAGAACCCATTTACGAGAATATCTCGGCAGCATCTACGCGACAAGTAGATGTTGAAGCGAAGCGAAACATTGCAGCGAGCATGTtgaatgacaacaacaacataagcaataataatattcacaagcaaatgaatcaaataaataacaacaatagtaGTAATAACGAATTTCAGAATTCGTTTGCCAATAATTCGCTAAGTAATGTATTGactaacaacagcaataacaatagcagCGGTAGCTTTAGCGCTAgcgatagcaacaacaaaagaaatcttGACAatacttttattgaaataaccAACGCTTACGCTAATGCTACACCTATCACAGCAGCCGCCGgcataaaagcaacaacaacaacagcaagtttAATAGAGGCAGCACCAGGCGATTCACTCAGAGCCAGTGAAAACGCCAGTGCTGCCGCAACATCAACACAAATTGCACCAGCAGACGATTTTCAAaatatcacaacaacaacagcagcaacaacacaagaAACTGAAATAAACTCACCAACATCAAACTCtgaaaatttttccacaatCAGCAAACCCGCAGCAGTTGATGCGCAAACCTTGACCAACAACGCAACGACGCTGGTAGAACATGAACCCTACTATCAGGTGCCCAAATCAAGCGAGCCGTACTACGATGCCCCTAAACATTTACGCCCTGTGCCGCTTTACGAGAATATCGAGGTGTTCTACACTGGCTTGGAGAACTCCACATTAGCTAGTGGTACTGGAGCCGCACTTACTGGCGGCTTCAAGCTGGAACCGCCGAAAGAGAAGCCACCGCCGCCGCCAGTCGAGAGTCCGCCACCTTTTGACGATGTGGACAGCATCGATAACACAGACACGTGGTCATCGGATAACACCTACGAAACAATTTCATCGCGTTTGCCTCATGTCAGCGGTTTGGCTACCGACCATCCTTCGCCGCCCATCAAACGCATGAACTCGACGAAACGCATCAAAAAAGAGTTGCGCAATAAACGTTCGAGTTTCTTGGGCATTGACACCACAAACTTGGATGATGAGGAAACTTATTTGGAACTGACAGTGGCACCGCCACCAGATATGGCGCAGCTGTTGCAGGAAGAACGACGTTTGGAAAAACAATTGTACCTGAAGGCAGGTTTGTGCGATAGTTCAGACACAG GTGAGAGTCGCGATTCGGGCGTTTCTGAGAATCATTCACGTCAGAGCAGTGAACATTACACGAACTCATCGGAGGAGAACGATCGACAAATTGATACACCACCACATAGCCTCAAAACCAACGAGCTAATCTACCAGAATGAGTCGCTTCTGACGGCCGCACAGACACCACTGTTACAAACAGTAAAGGGCAACTCAGCCGAATCATGGACTGAGTCCGCcactgttgctgctgccgccaCAAAGTCACTGACAGAggccaccgccaccgccaatGCCAAAATGCTCTCCATCGAGGAGAAAATACGGGAACAAGAAGAAGTTCTGCGTGTAGAACGCGAGCTGCTGCAGCTGGAACAGGAAGAGTTGAAGCGCCAGCGCGAGAACTTGATGCTGCGTGAAAATATGGCACGTCGTGAGCTGCAACATGGCGCCAAAATGCTAATGTCCGCCAATCGGCTTTCACTGCAAGACCTAAATGGCGTGAGTATGTCGCTCGCCGGTGGTCTGCCAATTCCGAATGGCGGCCCGACTGTAGCCTACCAAACGGCAGTGCCTCAATATGCCATTGCCGCGCATAATATGCAACAAACGACACAGCAACAATTTGGCACACCACTATTGGCTGCGCAACCAACACAGCAGATCTATGCAAATGTACCAAATCTAGAACAGCAGTACTATCAGGTGGACATTGACTACCGCAAGTCCATGTCCGACCTGCAAGAGTTCTCCAAACGGCATACGCTGCCTCCCATGCCACCAACAAAACCGATGCGTGCCATGCAAGTGGCCACTTCAGCCAATGCGCTGACCGTCAACGGCACCGAGGACTTTATGGCATCGCGGCATGCCTTGAATGCTCAGGCTTTCGGTGGCTCGCTGGTGAAAATAGCCACACCAACAGCGGCACCACGTGGTCACTCGGCCTACCCCAACAATCATCAATACCAACACCAATCAACACAAAATCTGAgcaacagcagcggcagcaacaacagcattaGCGGAGTTCATACCACAATGCCAGCCATACCAAATGGACACGCCGCATTACCGGGCAACATGTCGCGAAACACGCTGCATGCGCTCAGCGCCACACCTAAACCCAAGTACACGGACGGCTGGGTGCAAGTGCAACAACGCAAATCATATGACACGAATCTAGCCAATGATCCAGCTTGGCTTTCGGCGTACCAGCAAAAACGCAAATCCATGCCGGAACCTTATCACGCCTACAATAACCACTGGCTCGTGCAAGAAGCCGAACAAAGACGCATCGCAGAGCAGCACCGACGCGGTGGTTCGACGGCCACAACACCGGTACATCAACAAAATGGCAGCGCTGTCTGTGGCATGAAGTCTTCAACGAGCTCCAACAGCAATGGCAAACCGCTGCCAGATTCCATCATACAAACGCTAACGGAGCGTGTGCAGAGCAAGGGTATCGGTGAACGGAAGAG ATTtgacaactacaacaaccaaagtGCTGCTTTGGAGAAGAGTCCGCTTCATGCGGCCTCCACATACTTCCAGCACCAGCACCAgcaccaacagcagcagcagcagatgTCCCAATCTGCAACGCCTACACATCAACGACTTCTCAGCGGCTCGACGCTGACCGCAATGCCACCACAAGTCAATGTGAACGCTTCGCCGGCTCATCAGCACCCacagccgcagcagcagcaacaggaCAAAGTGTTGAGTGTCAGTGGCAAGAAGAAGTGTTCACATTGTGGTGATGAATTAG ACGCCACCGGCTGCACGGAATCAAGTTGTCGGCACGTGCACAAAGCTCTAAAATATATAGTTTGGGTGTAA